The Balneolaceae bacterium sequence CGACATGTCAGCCCGCCTGCTGGAGTCTCTCTCCCTGTTCATGGACAACGAGTGGTACGACTTCGTCAGCGAGGTCTACGAGGAGCTGGTCACCCACAATCCCGGGGACAACGAGCTGCTCCATGGCTGGATCACCACCCTGATCAAGAACAAGGACATAGAAAAGGCGCAGTCGCTCATCAAGTCGGGCAAAAGCAAGAAAAAGGCGGGATAACCCGGCCGGCTTTGCCGGGCGCTCAGTCGTCCGGGAAATTGGTCTTCTTGAGTTTGTTGCGGATGGTGCGGTCGGATATCTGCAGCAGCTTGGCCGCCTCCTTCTGGTTGCCGCCCGTCCGCTCCAGGGCTTTCTTGATCATCTGCAGCTCCATCTCCTCGATGGGCAGAACGGGAATGTCGTTGATAACCTCCTGGGTAAGAGAATCGTCCACATTTTTGAAAAGGGGATTCTCTATATGTTCCCTGGTGATCAGGTCGGAGCCCTGCGCCATGATTACTCCGCGCTGGATGTAGTTTTCCAGTTCCCGCACATTGCCCGGCCAGTCCTTTTTCTTCAGGTGGTCCATCAGGTCGTCGGCCACCTCCTTCTCCTCCATGTCGTTCTCCCGGCTGTACTTGGCTATGAAATGACGCACCAGCAGGGGGATATCGCCCGGCCGCTCGCGCAGGGAGGGTATCTCGATGGGGAAGACGTTGAGCCGGAAGTAAAGGTCCTTGCGGAAGTCCCCTTCGCTGATGGATGTCCCGATGTCGCGATTGGTGGTGGAGATGATGCGCACGTCCACCTTGCGGGGTTTCTGGCTGCCCACCCGCTGAAACTCCTTTTCCTGGAGCACGCGTAGCAGCTTTGCCTGCAGGGAGATGTCGATCTCGGTCACCTCGTCCAGCAGAAGCGTCCCTCCGTCGGCTTTCGCAAAAGCTCCCTCGCGGTCCTCAATGGCCCCGGTGAAGGCTCCCTTCACGTGTCCGAACAGGGTGCTCTCCACAAGTTCGCTCGGCAGGTTGGCGCAATTAATCTTGATAAAGGGTTTGTCGGACCGGTTGCTCTCCTCCTGGATGAGGGAGGCGTAGACCTCCTTGCCTGAACCGCTCTCCCCCTGAATCATGACCGGGGCGTTGGTGGGGGCGATCTGCGGGAGAATGTCCAGCAGTTTCTGGATGGCGGGATCTTCGCCCACGAACCGTGCGCCCGGCTTTGGTTTGCCTGGTCCGCGGCTATCATCGGGCGTGCCTTTCCCGGAAATTTCATCCCCTTCGGGCGGTAGAGTGCGCGCGTGGGCGCCGTTGCCGTTTCGGCTCTTGAAATACTGGTTTACCCGTGAGATGAATTCCCGCCCGCTGAAGGGTTTGGTGATGTAGTCGAAGGCCCCCTTGCGGATGGAGCGTACGGAATGGCTGATATTGCCAAAGCCTGTGATGAGGATGACACCTGTTTCGGGGTAGTTGCGCAGCACGTGGTTGAGCACGTCGTCTCCGGTCATCTCGTCCATCTTTACGTCGGTGATGATCAGGGAGGGCTTGTGCTCC is a genomic window containing:
- a CDS encoding sigma-54 dependent transcriptional regulator; translation: MKKEKIFVIDDDPHILNYMQEHLALNDYQVEAYQNPAQAIEELKEHKPSLIITDVKMDEMTGDDVLNHVLRNYPETGVILITGFGNISHSVRSIRKGAFDYITKPFSGREFISRVNQYFKSRNGNGAHARTLPPEGDEISGKGTPDDSRGPGKPKPGARFVGEDPAIQKLLDILPQIAPTNAPVMIQGESGSGKEVYASLIQEESNRSDKPFIKINCANLPSELVESTLFGHVKGAFTGAIEDREGAFAKADGGTLLLDEVTEIDISLQAKLLRVLQEKEFQRVGSQKPRKVDVRIISTTNRDIGTSISEGDFRKDLYFRLNVFPIEIPSLRERPGDIPLLVRHFIAKYSRENDMEEKEVADDLMDHLKKKDWPGNVRELENYIQRGVIMAQGSDLITREHIENPLFKNVDDSLTQEVINDIPVLPIEEMELQMIKKALERTGGNQKEAAKLLQISDRTIRNKLKKTNFPDD